A stretch of the Photobacterium sp. CCB-ST2H9 genome encodes the following:
- a CDS encoding methyl-accepting chemotaxis protein — protein sequence MKFSHKIVATSSAILFAALVLLSGIQYVHTRDDVNKLVSSSINEIVSGVNQTLVTEIASRTKLANMTTSLVEQNFSPENIRTVIGQSVLANTFELTGVGFEKDGSYIISDPSWQPSAGWDPRKRPWYTQARDAGHMIITSAYRDSVTNEILVSFAAPIKQSGKFAGAIFFDVSMSKMASLINQASLFDAGYLFLISGKDTIIAHPDKKNNGKILSETYPGLKVSDKPIDTELDNESVNVSFHKVDGQNLYIGAVLKKDIAFAAVNQIKQNAIVYSLLFIAFGCVAVFLMVKRLMRPLDVINQAMRNISSGQADLTQRLNTDAEPEFATLAQSFNQFAERMQQQIIRSQTLSRDIMQGTELTAEGANRSAEAMNRQLQQLEQLATAMNEMASTSANVADNAQSAASAASAAEEAAQQGSNVVSRTSVSIHDLSDQIDQAVDVVRELESATGNIERILQVINDIADQTNLLALNAAIEAARAGDSGRGFAVVADEVRTLAQRTQQSTTEIRQMIEQLQAGASSATSTMALSKNTASSTVAMAQEADDALSSIREAIQQINDMNIQIASAAEEQSLVAEDINGNTINIKDLSVQVAETASETSVAMETQIQNVREQNDLMRQFTV from the coding sequence ATGAAGTTTAGCCACAAGATCGTTGCCACTTCGTCGGCAATACTGTTCGCCGCCTTAGTATTACTTTCAGGTATCCAGTACGTTCACACCAGAGATGATGTCAACAAGTTAGTCAGCAGCAGCATCAATGAGATCGTTTCCGGCGTGAACCAAACGCTGGTCACCGAGATCGCCAGCCGTACCAAATTAGCAAATATGACAACCAGCCTTGTCGAACAAAATTTCTCTCCTGAAAACATTCGTACCGTTATCGGTCAATCCGTTTTAGCAAACACTTTTGAACTGACTGGTGTCGGTTTCGAGAAAGATGGCTCCTACATCATCAGTGATCCAAGCTGGCAGCCTTCCGCAGGCTGGGATCCTCGCAAACGCCCCTGGTATACACAGGCCAGAGACGCCGGGCATATGATCATCACATCCGCCTACCGCGATTCAGTCACCAATGAAATTCTGGTTTCTTTTGCTGCGCCAATCAAACAAAGCGGTAAATTTGCAGGCGCCATTTTCTTCGACGTCAGCATGAGTAAAATGGCCAGCCTCATCAACCAGGCCTCCCTGTTTGATGCAGGTTATCTTTTCCTGATATCTGGCAAAGACACCATCATTGCCCACCCGGATAAGAAGAATAACGGTAAAATACTGTCTGAAACTTATCCGGGATTAAAGGTATCAGACAAACCCATTGATACTGAGCTGGATAACGAATCTGTGAACGTCAGCTTCCATAAAGTAGATGGTCAGAATCTGTATATTGGTGCTGTACTGAAAAAAGACATCGCTTTTGCGGCCGTGAACCAAATTAAGCAAAATGCGATTGTGTATTCACTGCTGTTCATTGCATTTGGCTGTGTAGCAGTTTTCCTGATGGTGAAACGCCTGATGCGTCCACTGGACGTGATTAACCAGGCCATGAGAAACATCTCTTCCGGTCAGGCTGATCTGACACAGCGTCTCAACACCGATGCTGAACCAGAATTTGCCACTTTGGCACAAAGCTTTAATCAGTTTGCAGAACGGATGCAGCAACAGATTATCCGTTCACAAACCTTAAGCCGCGACATCATGCAAGGCACGGAACTCACCGCAGAGGGTGCGAATCGTTCCGCAGAAGCCATGAACCGCCAGCTGCAGCAACTGGAACAACTGGCCACGGCCATGAATGAAATGGCTTCCACTTCTGCCAATGTCGCTGACAACGCACAAAGCGCCGCGTCTGCAGCTTCTGCAGCCGAAGAAGCCGCACAACAAGGCAGCAATGTCGTTTCCCGTACATCCGTATCGATTCACGATCTGTCGGATCAAATCGATCAGGCCGTTGATGTGGTCAGAGAACTGGAGTCTGCAACCGGGAATATTGAGCGTATTCTTCAGGTCATTAATGACATCGCCGATCAAACCAACCTGCTGGCACTGAATGCGGCGATTGAAGCAGCAAGGGCGGGTGATTCAGGCCGTGGCTTTGCCGTGGTTGCTGACGAAGTCCGCACGCTGGCCCAACGTACCCAACAATCGACCACAGAAATCCGCCAGATGATTGAACAGCTTCAGGCGGGCGCAAGCTCAGCAACCAGCACAATGGCGCTGAGTAAAAACACCGCCAGCAGCACGGTGGCTATGGCACAGGAAGCGGATGATGCCCTTTCAAGCATTCGTGAGGCCATTCAGCAAATTAATGATATGAATATACAAATTGCTTCTGCAGCAGAAGAGCAAAGTCTGGTCGCTGAAGACATTAACGGTAACACCATCAACATTAAAGATCTGTCGGTTCAGGTAGCTGAAACCGCCAGTGAAACCAGTGTTGCCATGGAAACACAGATTCAGAATGTCCGAGAGCAGAATGATCTGATGAGACAGTTTACGGTTTAA
- a CDS encoding GNAT family N-acetyltransferase — translation MKLETQQLIMTPITQADWSLFYALHVTPVVIEKCFDAPAEYELKTRFESRLNGWTPESDGWLTLVITEKQTHQKVGITGFILKDGIAEVGYLFMPEYYGKGYGTESLRAVINWAEDECGLDAFQAVVTEGNIASERVLEKCGFTLQEKIPEAYEIGGKRYADHIYLRR, via the coding sequence ATGAAGTTAGAAACCCAACAACTGATCATGACACCAATCACGCAAGCAGACTGGTCACTTTTTTATGCGTTGCATGTTACCCCTGTTGTGATTGAAAAATGTTTTGATGCACCTGCAGAATACGAATTGAAAACCAGGTTTGAATCACGTCTGAACGGCTGGACGCCAGAAAGTGATGGCTGGCTGACACTGGTGATTACAGAAAAGCAGACGCATCAAAAAGTCGGAATTACCGGATTCATTCTTAAAGATGGGATTGCGGAAGTGGGGTATCTGTTCATGCCTGAGTATTACGGCAAAGGCTATGGGACAGAATCCCTGCGCGCCGTGATCAACTGGGCTGAAGATGAATGTGGTCTGGATGCCTTTCAAGCGGTGGTCACGGAAGGAAATATTGCATCTGAGCGCGTGCTGGAAAAGTGCGGTTTCACGTTACAGGAAAAAATTCCTGAAGCTTACGAAATTGGCGGTAAACGTTATGCGGACCATATTTACCTGAGACGCTGA
- a CDS encoding DJ-1/PfpI family protein, which translates to MYQIAIVIFDDFTDVDFFLLRDILGRKSSDWTVKVLGTKSVHTSTLGMEVKTDGHLAEVSDADTVLFCSGYKGVPAALNNPEFMSALKLNPQQQLIGSICAGAFILAKLGLLDGVPATTHPDAKPALEAEGVCVLDKALVVNGNVATAGGCLSQMYLTGWLIERLYDADKRRATHRQLIPAGQSEIFDKLITQTIAEA; encoded by the coding sequence ATGTATCAGATAGCTATTGTTATTTTTGATGATTTTACCGATGTCGATTTTTTCCTGTTGCGGGATATTCTGGGGAGAAAGTCATCGGACTGGACTGTAAAAGTACTGGGAACAAAGTCGGTGCATACTTCAACCTTGGGTATGGAAGTTAAAACAGATGGTCATCTTGCTGAAGTGTCTGACGCGGATACTGTTTTATTCTGCAGTGGCTATAAAGGTGTGCCTGCGGCCCTGAACAATCCTGAATTTATGTCTGCTTTGAAACTGAATCCTCAGCAGCAGCTGATCGGTTCGATCTGTGCCGGGGCTTTTATTCTGGCTAAACTCGGGCTTCTGGATGGCGTGCCGGCAACAACCCATCCGGATGCAAAGCCAGCCCTTGAAGCGGAAGGCGTATGTGTACTGGATAAAGCACTGGTCGTGAATGGCAATGTAGCAACGGCTGGCGGATGCTTGTCTCAGATGTATCTGACAGGCTGGCTGATTGAGCGATTGTATGATGCCGATAAGCGCCGAGCGACACACCGACAACTGATTCCAGCGGGGCAGTCTGAGATATTCGATAAACTCATTACCCAAACAATTGCTGAAGCCTGA
- a CDS encoding YciI family protein, whose product MFVVSLTYTCALSEVEKHLDAHIAYLEQQYAAGVFLLSGRKEPRTGGVILANAENRVALDQVLLADPFRQHGLAIYEITEFIPTKTSEALSFLKQSL is encoded by the coding sequence ATGTTTGTTGTATCACTCACATATACTTGTGCGCTCAGTGAAGTAGAAAAACACCTGGATGCGCATATCGCTTACCTGGAACAGCAGTATGCTGCCGGTGTCTTTCTGTTGTCAGGAAGGAAAGAGCCCCGAACCGGAGGTGTCATCCTGGCAAATGCAGAAAACCGTGTAGCTTTAGATCAAGTGTTGCTGGCCGATCCTTTCCGCCAGCATGGGCTGGCAATCTATGAAATCACCGAGTTTATCCCGACCAAAACCAGTGAAGCCCTCTCTTTTCTGAAGCAATCGCTGTAA
- a CDS encoding sodium:alanine symporter family protein: protein MQSLVDFLNGIIWSPALIYLCLGAGLFYSITTRFMQVRHIGEMVRLLFSGQSSDKGISSFQALAVSLSGRVGTGNIAGVAAAIGFGGPGAVFWMWVVAFLGASTAYYESTLAQIYKEEDEGQFRGGPAYFIEKAMGQKWYAWVFAIATILACGLLLPGVQSNSIGNAVAAAFGSGEMIETTLGTFSSAKIITGAIVCLVLAIIIFGGVKRIAHFTQIIVPFMALGYIVMAFVVILLNIDMVPHVFATIIGDAFSPMAGVGAAIGWGVKRGVYSNEAGQGTGPHAAAAAQVDHPAQQGFVQAFSIYIDTLLVCSATAFMIIITGAFNVHGAEGAFLVQNLPADIAANSPVFTQMAIETAMPGLGKPFVAIALFFFSFTTILAYYYIAETNIAYIHRTIHVPGLVFALKLVLLGSVFYGAVKTANLAWAMGDVGVGLMAWLNIVGILIIFFMAKPALKALKDYEEQKKAGVTEYVFDPVKLGIKGADYWEERMKRKGQQSPNVDGEASSAGTAKSTS from the coding sequence ATGCAGTCATTGGTCGATTTTCTCAACGGAATAATATGGAGTCCGGCACTGATTTATCTTTGCCTGGGTGCCGGTTTATTTTATTCCATCACAACACGCTTCATGCAGGTCCGCCATATTGGTGAGATGGTTCGTTTGTTGTTCTCTGGCCAGAGTTCTGACAAGGGTATTTCTTCTTTCCAGGCACTGGCGGTATCACTTTCTGGTCGTGTCGGTACAGGTAACATTGCTGGTGTTGCTGCCGCAATCGGTTTTGGCGGTCCTGGTGCCGTATTCTGGATGTGGGTTGTTGCCTTCCTGGGTGCTTCAACGGCTTACTATGAGTCAACACTGGCTCAGATCTATAAAGAGGAAGATGAAGGTCAGTTCCGTGGTGGCCCGGCTTATTTCATTGAAAAAGCGATGGGACAAAAATGGTATGCGTGGGTCTTTGCAATCGCAACAATCCTGGCATGTGGTCTGCTTCTGCCTGGTGTACAGTCAAACAGTATCGGTAATGCAGTAGCGGCTGCGTTCGGTTCTGGTGAGATGATCGAAACCACTTTAGGTACATTCAGTTCTGCGAAGATCATCACCGGTGCAATTGTGTGTCTGGTTCTGGCTATCATCATCTTTGGTGGTGTGAAGCGTATCGCGCACTTTACCCAGATTATCGTTCCGTTTATGGCGCTGGGTTACATTGTGATGGCTTTCGTCGTCATTCTGCTGAACATTGATATGGTGCCGCATGTATTTGCAACCATTATTGGTGATGCCTTCTCGCCAATGGCAGGTGTGGGTGCAGCGATTGGCTGGGGTGTAAAACGTGGTGTTTACTCGAACGAAGCCGGTCAGGGTACAGGTCCTCACGCTGCAGCGGCAGCACAGGTTGATCACCCGGCACAGCAAGGTTTTGTACAGGCGTTTTCAATCTATATCGATACGCTGCTGGTTTGTAGTGCAACTGCATTCATGATCATCATTACCGGTGCCTTTAACGTACACGGTGCTGAAGGTGCATTCCTGGTACAGAATCTGCCTGCTGATATTGCAGCGAACAGCCCGGTATTTACGCAGATGGCGATTGAGACAGCAATGCCTGGTCTGGGTAAACCATTCGTAGCCATTGCGTTGTTCTTCTTCTCATTCACAACGATTCTGGCTTACTACTACATCGCAGAAACGAACATTGCTTACATCCACCGTACGATTCATGTTCCGGGACTGGTTTTCGCATTGAAACTGGTACTGCTGGGCTCTGTATTCTACGGCGCTGTGAAAACTGCGAACCTGGCTTGGGCAATGGGTGATGTCGGTGTAGGTCTGATGGCCTGGCTGAACATTGTCGGTATTCTGATTATCTTCTTCATGGCGAAACCTGCACTGAAAGCACTGAAAGACTATGAAGAACAGAAGAAAGCCGGTGTAACCGAATACGTATTTGATCCAGTCAAACTGGGCATTAAAGGCGCGGATTACTGGGAAGAGCGTATGAAGCGTAAAGGCCAGCAATCGCCAAATGTAGATGGTGAGGCTTCTTCTGCAGGAACAGCCAAATCAACATCATAA
- a CDS encoding ABC transporter ATP-binding protein yields the protein MSDALLTIHNLSVGFVNGKPVRPVTEQVSLTIRRGETLALVGESGSGKSVTANAILRLLPKASARYLEGQILYDGLDTLKCSERQLRGLRGGKIGMIFQEPMMSLNPLHKIGRQLCETLAIHRGVRQRQAEKRALSWLKKVGIRNPEQRMYAYPHELSGGERQRVMIAMALINEPDLLIADEPTTALDVSVQAQILDLLKQLQEEMGMAMLFITHDLSIVRKIADRVAVMQLGKLVETNTREMIFSAPSHPYTQQLIAADPPGEPVPVQGDPDAMFEVEKLRVWFPVKGGIMKRVIGHIKAVTDVSFLLKRGQSVGLVGESGSGKSTTGMAILRLLSSEGSIRFDGQEIGGLSRKGMLPYRSRLQVVFQDPFSALNPRMSVAQIIGEGLKVHQHLSEQEEDAMICQAMQDVELDPATRFRYPNEFSGGQRQRIAIARALVLKPEFILLDEPTSSLDRTVQFQVLNLLKELQMKYGLSYLFISHDLNVVKSLCHYTLVLKDGRVVEQGPTQKLFHQPEAEYTRELVSLSAMS from the coding sequence ATGAGTGATGCACTGTTAACGATTCATAATCTGTCTGTGGGGTTTGTAAATGGCAAACCTGTTCGCCCCGTGACGGAACAAGTCAGCCTGACCATCAGGCGCGGAGAGACGCTGGCGCTGGTCGGGGAAAGCGGTTCGGGAAAATCCGTCACCGCCAATGCGATCCTTCGTCTGCTGCCGAAGGCGTCGGCACGTTATCTGGAAGGGCAGATTCTTTATGATGGTCTGGATACGCTGAAATGCAGCGAACGCCAGCTCAGGGGACTGCGTGGCGGAAAAATCGGGATGATTTTTCAGGAACCGATGATGTCGCTGAACCCGCTTCATAAAATCGGCCGCCAGTTGTGTGAAACCCTGGCGATACACCGGGGTGTTCGTCAGCGGCAGGCTGAAAAGCGCGCACTGAGCTGGCTGAAGAAAGTCGGGATCCGGAATCCGGAGCAACGGATGTATGCTTATCCGCACGAACTTTCCGGCGGCGAGCGGCAGCGGGTCATGATTGCCATGGCGCTGATTAATGAACCGGACCTGCTGATTGCGGATGAGCCGACGACAGCACTGGATGTGTCGGTGCAGGCGCAAATACTGGATCTGCTCAAGCAATTGCAGGAAGAAATGGGCATGGCGATGCTGTTCATTACCCATGATCTGAGCATTGTTCGTAAGATTGCAGACCGGGTTGCGGTCATGCAATTGGGTAAACTGGTGGAAACCAATACCCGGGAAATGATTTTTTCCGCCCCTTCGCATCCTTATACTCAACAACTGATTGCGGCCGATCCGCCTGGTGAGCCTGTGCCGGTTCAGGGCGATCCGGATGCGATGTTTGAAGTTGAAAAGCTGCGTGTCTGGTTCCCGGTAAAAGGCGGCATTATGAAACGTGTCATCGGGCATATTAAAGCTGTGACGGATGTCAGTTTTTTATTGAAACGGGGTCAGAGTGTTGGTCTGGTGGGGGAAAGCGGCTCCGGTAAATCGACGACGGGCATGGCAATTCTGAGGTTGCTCAGCAGTGAAGGCAGTATCCGGTTTGATGGTCAGGAAATCGGAGGTTTGAGCAGGAAGGGAATGCTGCCTTACCGGAGCCGGTTACAGGTAGTCTTTCAGGATCCGTTTTCTGCGCTCAACCCGCGTATGTCGGTTGCTCAGATTATTGGTGAAGGGCTCAAGGTACATCAGCATCTGTCAGAACAGGAAGAGGATGCCATGATCTGCCAGGCCATGCAGGATGTTGAGCTGGATCCGGCAACCCGGTTTCGTTATCCGAATGAGTTTTCCGGCGGGCAGCGGCAGCGGATTGCGATTGCACGGGCTCTGGTGCTGAAACCCGAATTCATTTTGCTGGACGAACCCACGTCATCACTGGACAGAACGGTGCAGTTCCAGGTCCTGAATCTTCTGAAAGAGTTACAGATGAAGTACGGGCTGAGCTACCTGTTCATCAGCCATGATCTGAATGTTGTCAAATCGCTATGCCATTACACATTGGTACTGAAAGATGGTCGCGTTGTTGAGCAAGGACCGACGCAGAAGCTGTTTCATCAGCCTGAAGCTGAGTATACGCGCGAACTCGTCAGCTTATCTGCAATGAGCTAA
- a CDS encoding ABC transporter permease, with translation MFSLNPLTQERWARFKAHRRGYWSLWFFAVLFLISLFAEVIANDKPLLISFKGDWYFPIAEQYAETEFGGEFATEADYTDPYVQDLINADGYMIWPAIRFHYDTINYNLSGPAPSAPDSVNWLGTDDKGRDVLARIIYGFRISVLFGFALTLISTVVGVMVGAGQGYYGGWLDLFGQRFIEIWSGMPTLFLLIILSSFVEPNFWWLLGIMVLFSWMGLVGVVRAEFLRCRNLDYVRAAQALGVNDRRIMLRHMLPNAMVASLTMMPFILSGSVTTLTSLDFLGFGLPVGSPSLGELLAQGKTNLQAPWLGLSAFVVLSIMLSLLVFIGEAVRDAFDPHQQ, from the coding sequence ATGTTTTCATTGAATCCGTTGACACAGGAACGCTGGGCGAGATTTAAGGCGCACCGGCGTGGCTACTGGTCGCTCTGGTTTTTTGCGGTGCTTTTTCTGATCAGTTTATTTGCAGAAGTCATCGCCAATGACAAGCCTCTGCTGATCAGCTTTAAAGGCGACTGGTATTTTCCGATTGCCGAACAGTATGCCGAAACAGAGTTTGGCGGCGAATTTGCAACAGAAGCGGATTATACCGATCCCTATGTTCAGGACCTGATCAATGCCGACGGTTATATGATCTGGCCTGCGATTCGCTTCCATTACGACACGATTAATTACAACTTATCCGGCCCGGCACCTTCAGCGCCTGACAGTGTGAACTGGCTGGGGACGGATGATAAAGGTCGCGATGTTCTGGCGCGCATCATTTATGGTTTTCGGATATCGGTTTTATTTGGTTTTGCGCTGACACTGATTTCTACGGTGGTTGGCGTCATGGTGGGCGCAGGGCAGGGATACTATGGCGGCTGGCTGGATTTGTTCGGACAGCGTTTTATCGAAATCTGGTCGGGGATGCCGACGCTGTTTCTGCTGATTATTCTTTCCAGTTTCGTGGAGCCCAATTTCTGGTGGCTGCTCGGCATCATGGTGCTGTTCAGCTGGATGGGGCTGGTAGGTGTGGTGCGTGCTGAATTTCTGCGGTGCCGTAATCTGGATTATGTCCGTGCCGCACAGGCGTTAGGCGTCAATGACCGGCGGATTATGCTGCGCCATATGTTGCCGAATGCGATGGTGGCCTCTCTGACCATGATGCCCTTTATCCTCAGTGGTTCAGTGACCACGCTGACATCGCTGGACTTTCTCGGCTTTGGCCTGCCCGTGGGATCACCGTCTCTTGGTGAACTGCTGGCACAGGGGAAAACCAACCTTCAGGCACCCTGGCTGGGGCTGTCGGCCTTTGTTGTTCTGTCAATTATGCTGAGTCTGCTCGTGTTCATTGGTGAAGCCGTGCGTGACGCATTCGACCCTCATCAACAGTAG
- a CDS encoding microcin C ABC transporter permease YejB, with product MTAYIIRRLLLVIPTLWAIITINFFVIQIAPGGPVEQAVAQLEGHTSGIMERFTGGGQEVKPSGTTQGEGNGSSGYRGSRGLDPEVVAEIRKQFGFDKPMWERYVDMLTNYATFNFGESLFRGGNVIDLIIERLPVSISLGLWSTLIIYFVSIPLGIAKAVNHGTRFDIWSSALVIAGYAIPGFLFAIVLIIFFASGNYVSWFPLRGLFSSDFDQLAWYQQIGDYFWHLTLPIIAMVIGGFATLTMLTKNSFLDEINKQYVVTARAKGLDDRSILYKHVFRNAMLIIIAGFPSAFISIFFTGSMLIEVMFSLEGIGLLGFESTIQRDYPIVFSTLYIMTLLGLVMNIISDLTYTLVDPRIDFEAR from the coding sequence ATGACGGCATATATTATCCGGCGGCTTTTACTGGTGATCCCGACACTCTGGGCCATCATCACCATTAACTTTTTTGTGATTCAGATTGCGCCGGGCGGGCCGGTAGAACAGGCCGTAGCGCAACTGGAGGGCCACACGTCCGGCATTATGGAACGGTTCACCGGCGGTGGTCAGGAAGTCAAACCATCGGGCACAACGCAGGGTGAGGGCAATGGCAGCAGTGGATACCGGGGTTCGCGCGGACTTGACCCGGAAGTGGTTGCTGAAATCAGAAAACAATTCGGTTTTGATAAGCCGATGTGGGAGCGTTATGTCGACATGCTGACAAACTACGCCACATTTAATTTCGGAGAAAGCCTGTTTCGCGGCGGTAACGTGATTGATTTGATTATTGAACGTCTGCCCGTTTCTATTTCTCTGGGGTTGTGGAGCACGCTCATTATCTATTTTGTGTCCATCCCGTTAGGGATTGCGAAAGCGGTGAATCACGGCACTCGCTTCGATATCTGGAGCAGCGCACTGGTGATCGCCGGCTATGCAATCCCCGGGTTTCTGTTCGCCATCGTGCTGATCATCTTTTTCGCCAGTGGGAATTATGTCAGCTGGTTCCCGTTGCGGGGGCTCTTTTCTTCTGATTTTGATCAGCTCGCCTGGTATCAGCAAATCGGAGATTATTTCTGGCATTTGACCCTGCCGATTATCGCCATGGTGATTGGCGGTTTTGCCACGCTGACGATGCTGACCAAAAACTCGTTTCTTGATGAGATCAATAAGCAGTATGTCGTGACCGCCAGGGCGAAGGGGTTAGATGATCGCAGCATTTTATATAAGCATGTCTTTCGCAATGCCATGCTGATCATTATTGCAGGCTTTCCAAGCGCCTTTATCAGCATCTTTTTTACCGGCTCGATGTTGATTGAAGTGATGTTCTCACTGGAGGGGATCGGTCTGTTAGGGTTTGAATCAACCATTCAGCGCGATTATCCGATTGTGTTCAGCACACTCTATATCATGACCCTGTTGGGTCTGGTCATGAATATTATTTCTGACCTGACTTATACCCTGGTCGATCCGCGTATTGATTTCGAGGCCAGGTAG
- a CDS encoding extracellular solute-binding protein, translating to MPLLAGLLWVSANSFAADVVESISLVGFGTAKYAPDFKHFDYVNPSAPKGGSITYAEVGTYDSFNRYASRGVSVAGADEIYDTLFTSANDEIDSYYPLIAQKVRYADDFSWMEIDVNPKARFHDGQSITAKDVAFTFDKFMKEGVPQFRVFYKDVKSVTAISPLTARIEMSVPNREKLFSLVEGMNVLPEHFWKDKKLSEPLTEPPVGSSAYKITSYQAGQSVTYSRVKDYWAADLAVNVGRHNFDTIRYDYYRDDTVTLEAFKAGEYDFRQENVAKFWATLYEGTNFDNGYIKKEEIPHEIPQAMQGFVFNTQRPVFQDARVREALNYAMDFEWMNKTLFYNQYTRPRSYFQNTPYEAKGLPSPAELKYLEPLKDKIPPRVFTETYQPPVTDGSGRIRKQARKAFALLKEAGWELKNQVMTNVKTGEPFAFELLIYSPTTERIAIPLQKNLKQMGIDMKIRTVDTTQYIKRLRDRDFDMVSSGYSANPYPTQNLLIAWNSKYLDSTYNTAGVQDPAIDSLTEQIAVHQQDPEALAALGPALDRVLQWNFFVIPQWYLSTFRIATWDKFDRPAVRPKYALGVDTWWVDQAKAAKLPEKRR from the coding sequence ATGCCGTTGCTGGCCGGATTGCTGTGGGTGAGTGCGAACAGCTTTGCAGCTGATGTGGTTGAAAGTATAAGTTTAGTAGGTTTCGGAACGGCAAAGTATGCGCCGGATTTTAAACATTTTGACTATGTGAATCCCAGCGCCCCGAAAGGCGGCAGCATCACCTATGCCGAAGTCGGTACATACGACAGCTTTAACCGTTATGCATCCCGGGGGGTCTCAGTTGCGGGGGCAGATGAGATCTATGACACTCTGTTTACGTCTGCCAATGATGAAATCGACAGTTATTACCCCCTCATTGCTCAGAAAGTCCGTTATGCCGATGACTTTTCCTGGATGGAAATTGATGTGAATCCGAAAGCCCGGTTTCACGACGGTCAGTCAATTACAGCAAAAGATGTCGCTTTTACTTTTGATAAGTTCATGAAAGAAGGTGTGCCGCAGTTTCGTGTTTTTTATAAAGACGTGAAATCTGTGACTGCTATTTCTCCACTGACAGCCCGCATTGAGATGTCAGTCCCGAACCGCGAAAAGCTGTTCTCACTGGTTGAGGGAATGAATGTATTGCCGGAACATTTCTGGAAAGACAAAAAACTCAGCGAGCCTCTGACAGAACCTCCGGTCGGCAGCAGTGCTTATAAAATTACCAGTTATCAGGCCGGGCAGAGCGTGACTTATTCCAGGGTGAAAGACTATTGGGCGGCAGATCTGGCGGTGAATGTCGGGCGCCATAATTTCGATACGATCCGGTATGACTACTACCGGGATGACACGGTCACGCTGGAAGCATTTAAAGCGGGTGAGTACGACTTCCGGCAGGAAAATGTCGCGAAGTTCTGGGCCACGCTTTATGAAGGCACCAACTTTGATAATGGCTACATAAAGAAGGAAGAGATCCCTCACGAAATTCCTCAGGCAATGCAAGGTTTTGTGTTCAACACACAGCGCCCTGTCTTTCAGGATGCCAGAGTTCGTGAAGCACTCAATTATGCGATGGATTTTGAGTGGATGAACAAAACTCTCTTTTATAACCAATATACGCGTCCCCGGAGTTACTTCCAGAATACGCCTTATGAGGCCAAAGGATTGCCATCACCTGCGGAATTAAAGTATCTGGAGCCTCTTAAAGATAAAATTCCGCCACGTGTATTCACCGAAACTTATCAGCCGCCGGTGACAGACGGTTCCGGACGTATTCGTAAACAGGCCCGAAAAGCTTTTGCATTACTGAAAGAAGCAGGGTGGGAGCTGAAAAATCAGGTGATGACGAATGTGAAAACCGGTGAACCGTTCGCATTTGAATTATTGATCTACAGTCCGACGACTGAACGAATCGCGATTCCATTACAGAAAAATCTGAAGCAGATGGGCATCGACATGAAAATCCGGACCGTTGACACCACGCAGTACATCAAACGACTCCGTGATCGTGATTTTGATATGGTGTCTTCCGGTTACAGTGCGAACCCATATCCAACGCAAAACCTGCTGATTGCCTGGAACAGTAAATATCTGGACTCGACTTATAACACTGCCGGGGTTCAGGATCCGGCGATTGATTCATTGACAGAACAAATTGCTGTGCATCAGCAGGATCCGGAAGCACTGGCTGCGCTTGGCCCGGCTCTGGACCGGGTATTACAGTGGAATTTCTTTGTGATTCCGCAATGGTATCTGAGCACATTCCGTATTGCGACCTGGGATAAATTTGATCGTCCTGCCGTCCGGCCGAAATATGCGCTGGGCGTCGACACCTGGTGGGTTGATCAGGCCAAGGCAGCCAAACTGCCGGAAAAACGTCGTTAA